The genomic segment GCCCTGCCTGCTGAGGTCCTCGAACGCGCTTGCGACCGTCACCGCGTCTTCCGGCGTCAGAATCGCCTGGCCCTCGCCGCGCTGCGGTCCGATCTGGTTGTGGAGCTGGATGAGATCGACGCGCTCCATGCCGAGTCGGGCGAGGCTGGCCTCCACGGAACGCGCAACCGCGGCGGGGATGTCGTCGAGGTCCTCGGGCATGAGGCGCACCTTGGTGCCGACGACGGGACTCGCCTTCAACTGCCGCAACGCGGCGCCGAGGTTGATCTCCGACTGCCCTCGGCCGTAGCCCGAGGCCGTGTCGAAGTAGGTGATGCCGGCGTCCAGCGCGCGTGCGACTGCGTCGACGCGCTCCTGCACCGTTCCCCTGATGATGAGCCCGCCGACGTCGCCGCAGCCGAACCCGAGCCCGGAGACCTGAATGCCTGTGTCGCCGAACGTCCTGTATTCCATGGCTGCCTCCTTGGGTTGGGTTTGCGGCTCGGATTCAGCGGACCGCTGCCAACGTCTGCCGGGCCGCCTCGTAGTCGCGCGCGCCGCCACGCAGGATGGGCGGGACAAGGTAGACGCCGCGCACGCCGTCGTTAAGGAACGACCGCAGTTGCTCCACGGCGATGTCGACGCCCGGACGGCCATCGTCGAGCTGCTGCCGGGTCTCCGGCGGCACGTTGCCGAGGACGATGCCGTCCTTGTCGAGCACTTGCACGCCCCAGAAGACGGGGAGTTTCAGCGGCGCGCCGGCCGATCGCTCGTACGCGTCGAGAAAGGCGTGGCGCACGCGGAGGTCGTAGATGGGCTGCGCGATGAGGAAATGCGCGCCCGCCTCCACCTTGCGCCTCGTCAGCTCCACCTCGCGGTCGAGGTCACGGGCGAGATCGAACGTGCCGCCGATGCACAGGGATGTCTCGCCGCGAAGCCTGGAGCCGCGGTAGTCAAGGCCGTCGTTCATGGCGGCCGCGTCTGCGATAAGCGCGGTGGGGGTGTAGTCGTTGACGGCCTTGACGCGCTCGGCCTCCGCCTCGGTGAACCCGTCGCCCTGCAGGACGACGACGTTCTCGATCCCCAGCATCTGCGCGCCCAGCAGCCGCGACTGCACTGCGATCTTGTTCATGTCGCGCGTGGCGAGGTTGAATACGACGTCCGTGCCGGTGCGCGATTTGATGGCGAGGGCGGCCGCGACGGAGTCCGCGCGGGGGAGCTTGCCGGGGTTGTAGGCCACGCAGGCAAAGTCGGCGCCCACCGCGCCCACGGCGTCAAGGGCGGACGGGTCCGCGCTGCGTGGGGGCGTGCAATCGCACAGCGCCACTGGGCCGGATGACGCCTCGTAGACCTCTGTCACCCTTGCCATCGGCGCGCCTCCGGCGGAGCGTGCGCTAGTCGTACCACTGGCCGATGACCGTGCGCTTCTCGGGAATCGACGGGTCGTCGATGGTGGTCTTGAAGGGCGGGAAGAGCACGTCTATGCCGACGTTGAGGGACGGCGCGGGCCGCGCCATCTCCTCCACCAGCTTCCTGAAGCCCGCCACGTCGGAGGC from the Chloroflexota bacterium genome contains:
- a CDS encoding methylenetetrahydrofolate reductase — encoded protein: MARVTEVYEASSGPVALCDCTPPRSADPSALDAVGAVGADFACVAYNPGKLPRADSVAAALAIKSRTGTDVVFNLATRDMNKIAVQSRLLGAQMLGIENVVVLQGDGFTEAEAERVKAVNDYTPTALIADAAAMNDGLDYRGSRLRGETSLCIGGTFDLARDLDREVELTRRKVEAGAHFLIAQPIYDLRVRHAFLDAYERSAGAPLKLPVFWGVQVLDKDGIVLGNVPPETRQQLDDGRPGVDIAVEQLRSFLNDGVRGVYLVPPILRGGARDYEAARQTLAAVR